Proteins found in one Acinetobacter sp. XH1741 genomic segment:
- a CDS encoding MFS transporter, whose protein sequence is MKNDIAISEVEKSTIRKLSFRILPFLILCYFISYIDRVNIGFAALTMNQEIGLTATAFGFGATLFFIAYVIFEIPSNMAMEKLGARIWIARIMITWGIVGCFTAFITGPISYAISRFLLGAAEAGFFPGVLLYLTLWFPKRYMARIVAVFMVAIPLSNFIGSPLSALLLSLHGLVGLSGWQVLLIFEALPAILLGILCLVWLPNNPNQVKWLSSEESEWLSNTLTFEKNQQLNTEKQDSAEQKKSKFKLLITNKYLWFFAIIYAGSSATSNILSLWMPQILKAFHLTAMQTGLLNMIPFGLAAAFMIVWGVHADKSGNKSLNTAIPLFVTSFGLFLTLFTSSLTLSLLLFSLVLMGNYAIKGPFWALVPERLPPTLVAVGIAAVNTIAHIGTGLMNSIMGIVKDYSDSFPVSLLPLCILTFIGAVIALYLGRKPTLPKAQKVQKVV, encoded by the coding sequence ATGAAAAATGATATCGCTATATCGGAAGTAGAAAAGTCAACAATCCGTAAACTTTCTTTTCGTATTCTTCCCTTCCTCATTCTTTGTTATTTCATCTCATATATTGATCGGGTAAATATTGGCTTTGCTGCGTTAACCATGAACCAAGAAATTGGGTTAACAGCGACTGCCTTTGGTTTTGGTGCTACCTTATTTTTTATTGCATACGTCATATTTGAAATTCCAAGTAATATGGCCATGGAAAAGCTAGGTGCACGGATCTGGATTGCCAGAATCATGATTACGTGGGGTATTGTCGGCTGCTTTACAGCCTTCATTACCGGTCCTATTTCATATGCAATTTCACGGTTTTTACTCGGTGCCGCCGAAGCCGGATTTTTTCCGGGTGTATTACTGTATTTAACGCTCTGGTTCCCTAAGCGATATATGGCACGAATTGTTGCCGTATTTATGGTGGCTATCCCTTTATCTAACTTTATTGGTTCACCTTTATCTGCCTTACTATTGAGCCTACACGGCTTGGTTGGCTTAAGCGGATGGCAAGTACTTTTAATTTTTGAAGCATTACCTGCAATTCTTCTTGGTATATTGTGTCTAGTTTGGCTTCCAAATAACCCTAATCAAGTTAAATGGTTAAGTTCTGAAGAAAGTGAATGGCTGTCGAACACGTTAACTTTTGAAAAAAACCAACAGTTAAATACTGAAAAACAAGACAGCGCTGAGCAGAAAAAGAGTAAGTTTAAGCTTCTGATTACCAATAAATATTTATGGTTCTTTGCGATTATTTATGCAGGAAGTTCAGCAACTAGCAATATTTTATCATTATGGATGCCTCAGATTTTAAAGGCTTTCCATTTAACTGCCATGCAAACTGGTCTTTTAAATATGATTCCGTTCGGTTTGGCCGCTGCGTTTATGATTGTTTGGGGTGTGCATGCCGATAAAAGTGGTAATAAGAGCCTAAACACAGCTATTCCGCTATTTGTAACGAGTTTTGGTTTATTTCTTACTCTTTTTACCTCATCTTTAACCTTGAGCTTGCTTTTATTCTCTTTAGTTTTAATGGGTAACTACGCTATTAAAGGTCCTTTCTGGGCATTGGTTCCTGAGCGCTTACCGCCTACTTTAGTGGCTGTAGGTATTGCAGCGGTAAATACCATTGCGCATATTGGTACGGGGCTTATGAACTCTATTATGGGCATAGTGAAAGATTACTCAGATAGTTTCCCTGTTTCACTTCTACCGTTATGTATTCTTACCTTTATTGGCGCCGTGATTGCATTGTATTTGGGAAGAAAACCGACTTTACCGAAAGCACAAAAGGTTCAAAAAGTGGTTTAG
- a CDS encoding amidohydrolase family protein, with amino-acid sequence MNCIDTHAHVFSTQDHSIETARYAPDYDATVQSFISHLDEHNFTHGVLVQPSFLGTNNQAMLNAIQQYPKRLKGIAVVQHTTTFDELVNLKAQGIVGVRLNLFGLNPPALNTPEWQKFLRNVENLNWQVELHAPPKYLVQLLPQLSEYNFNVVIDHFGRVDRVKGINDPDYQKFLSLLNVKQHWIKVSGFYRLGTAPNHINTAQQAYHIFKDKGFLHKLVWGSDWPHTQHESYMTYEDAIHAFKQIVFDKHEQCLILNQNPTELFGFSRT; translated from the coding sequence ATGAACTGTATAGATACACATGCACATGTTTTTTCGACACAGGACCACAGTATCGAAACAGCACGTTATGCACCTGATTATGATGCAACTGTACAAAGTTTTATCTCTCATCTTGATGAACACAATTTCACGCATGGTGTTTTGGTTCAACCCAGCTTTTTGGGTACTAATAACCAAGCGATGTTAAACGCAATTCAGCAATACCCTAAGCGTTTAAAAGGGATCGCCGTTGTTCAACATACGACGACTTTTGATGAGCTAGTGAATCTTAAGGCACAAGGCATCGTTGGTGTTCGCTTAAATCTATTCGGTCTTAACCCTCCTGCGCTCAATACGCCTGAATGGCAAAAATTTTTACGCAATGTGGAAAACCTCAACTGGCAAGTTGAATTACACGCACCGCCGAAATATCTGGTGCAGCTTTTACCTCAATTAAGTGAATACAACTTTAATGTGGTGATTGACCATTTTGGTCGAGTTGACCGTGTTAAAGGGATTAATGATCCGGATTATCAGAAGTTTTTAAGCTTACTTAATGTAAAACAGCACTGGATTAAAGTATCTGGTTTTTATCGTTTGGGTACTGCCCCAAATCATATCAATACAGCCCAACAGGCCTATCACATTTTTAAAGACAAAGGTTTTTTACACAAGCTCGTTTGGGGAAGTGACTGGCCACATACCCAACATGAGTCATATATGACTTATGAAGATGCGATTCATGCCTTTAAACAGATTGTATTTGATAAACACGAGCAATGTTTAATTTTAAATCAGAACCCAACCGAGCTGTTTGGTTTCTCACGTACATAA
- a CDS encoding SLC13 family permease: MTALMLIALAVSIGLGYKTKINIGFFTIAFAYLIGCFGMGLKPSEVIELWPVKIFFIILSVTLFYNFALANGALEKLASHLLYKCRKFPQFLPLAIFLAATIIAGLGAGFYTVLAFIAPITLLLCRKTNMNMIIGGMAANYGALAGANFMTSQSGIIFRSLMENTGISSQTAFSYSSGIFIITLIIPIMVLGIYTLWNRKSSSIVIEDQKPEPFDKKQKQSILLIVLMMSIVLVFPILHLVFPDAKTISFLNSKIDIAFLAITFSLISLLMKLADEKKVIALVPWGTLIMICGVGMLIALGVKLGIITTLSEWLANNVPVWVIPVLLCLISAIMSVFSSTLGVVAPTLFPIVPALALSSGLNPLMLFICIVVGAQSTAISPFSSGGSLIMASAPADIDKTKFFNQLLFKAIPVGVIAALIAIFALKFVM, translated from the coding sequence ATGACCGCATTGATGCTTATAGCTTTAGCCGTATCTATAGGTTTAGGTTATAAAACAAAAATCAATATTGGATTTTTTACGATAGCGTTTGCCTACCTTATTGGTTGCTTTGGCATGGGGCTGAAACCTTCTGAGGTTATTGAGTTATGGCCTGTCAAAATTTTCTTCATTATTTTATCGGTCACTTTGTTTTATAACTTTGCTTTAGCAAATGGCGCCCTAGAGAAGCTTGCTAGCCATCTTTTATATAAATGCCGTAAGTTTCCTCAATTTCTACCTTTAGCGATTTTTCTCGCAGCAACCATTATTGCTGGCCTAGGCGCTGGTTTTTATACCGTACTTGCCTTTATAGCACCCATTACGCTGCTGCTTTGTAGAAAGACCAATATGAATATGATTATTGGTGGAATGGCTGCAAATTACGGCGCTTTAGCTGGCGCAAATTTTATGACATCACAAAGCGGTATTATTTTCCGAAGCTTAATGGAAAATACTGGCATTAGCTCTCAAACCGCTTTTTCATATAGCAGCGGAATTTTTATTATCACTTTGATTATTCCAATTATGGTGTTGGGAATTTATACACTGTGGAATAGAAAAAGCAGCTCTATCGTTATTGAAGATCAAAAGCCTGAGCCATTCGACAAAAAACAGAAACAGTCAATCTTACTTATAGTTTTAATGATGTCGATTGTTTTAGTTTTTCCAATATTGCACCTTGTTTTCCCAGATGCAAAAACCATCAGCTTTTTAAACTCCAAAATTGATATTGCCTTCCTTGCCATTACCTTTTCACTCATCAGTTTACTTATGAAACTTGCCGATGAAAAAAAGGTGATTGCACTCGTACCATGGGGAACACTCATCATGATTTGCGGTGTCGGTATGCTCATCGCATTAGGTGTGAAACTTGGCATTATTACAACCCTATCTGAATGGTTAGCAAACAATGTTCCTGTGTGGGTTATTCCAGTACTGTTATGTCTGATCAGTGCCATTATGTCTGTATTTTCAAGCACTCTAGGCGTGGTTGCTCCTACCTTATTCCCCATTGTTCCGGCACTCGCACTGAGCTCTGGCTTAAATCCACTAATGCTTTTCATTTGCATTGTGGTTGGTGCTCAGTCTACGGCGATTTCTCCTTTCTCGTCTGGCGGTAGCCTCATTATGGCTTCAGCACCAGCAGACATCGACAAAACCAAATTCTTTAATCAACTGTTATTTAAAGCAATTCCTGTAGGAGTCATTGCCGCTTTAATCGCTATTTTCGCTTTAAAATTTGTAATGTGA
- a CDS encoding GntR family transcriptional regulator: MLDETAFKNFKLPRYEKVRWELQKLLIQSKWTVEEPIPSEQELAQMYSVSVGTVRKAVEGLVEDGLLVKQQGKGTFLKQPNFENSLIRFFRLRNKKGDFIQPQGQIKKVEVCDAIPEVNAELGLGTNEKLLYIERVRKHEDVVVLSERIWLPERLFKNLEEVPIAEFGNLLYPFYYQHCGQFISSATERLTFEKNIKDSHLNNSLEDPLVKVCRIAKNLEGMAVEYRESFGLAHNFHYEISIN, encoded by the coding sequence ATGCTTGATGAAACTGCATTTAAAAATTTTAAATTACCACGATATGAAAAGGTCCGTTGGGAGCTTCAGAAACTACTGATTCAGTCAAAATGGACTGTTGAAGAGCCTATTCCCAGTGAACAAGAGCTCGCTCAAATGTATAGCGTATCGGTAGGAACCGTAAGAAAAGCTGTAGAAGGACTGGTCGAAGACGGTTTATTAGTTAAACAGCAGGGCAAAGGAACTTTCCTAAAACAACCTAATTTTGAAAATTCACTTATTCGTTTTTTTAGACTACGTAATAAAAAAGGCGACTTCATTCAGCCACAAGGTCAAATTAAAAAAGTAGAAGTCTGTGATGCCATACCTGAAGTCAATGCAGAGTTAGGGCTTGGTACTAACGAAAAGTTGCTTTATATCGAGCGTGTGCGTAAGCATGAAGACGTGGTTGTGTTAAGCGAACGAATCTGGTTGCCTGAACGCTTATTTAAAAATCTGGAAGAAGTTCCAATCGCTGAGTTTGGGAATCTACTTTATCCTTTTTATTATCAGCACTGCGGCCAGTTTATTTCTTCTGCAACAGAACGGTTAACTTTTGAGAAAAATATTAAAGATAGCCATTTAAATAATAGCCTTGAAGATCCTTTGGTTAAGGTGTGCCGTATTGCAAAAAATCTTGAAGGTATGGCAGTCGAATACCGTGAGTCGTTTGGTCTAGCTCATAATTTTCATTATGAAATATCAATTAACTAA
- a CDS encoding NADH-dependent flavin oxidoreductase — MSALNHFFHPLKLTSGITLRNRIVMSPMTTWSSTDDFQISDEEDAYYRLRVKGVGLVISGCAQVTANGIGFTHEFSAADDNYIPSLKRLADAAKSGGAPAILQLFHAGNKALPHLIPDADVVSSSAILTKATPFMAPLTPRALTNDEILQMIKAFGEAAQRGIEAGFDGIEVHGAHGFLLQNFLSPATNTRTDEWGGSLENRMRFPLAVVAEIKRVIANYADRPFAIGVRLSPEETVDEGYRIDQTLTFIDQLLDLGVDYIHISLANLLTDCPIDDPTGPSIISHIINRVDNRVPVLAAGGIMTPDQAQQALDTGLSMVSIGRGLIINPDWVDHLKKEQEVNIELDPTKIDALKIPQKLWAIIQGMPGWFPLKQ; from the coding sequence ATGTCTGCTCTCAATCATTTCTTTCATCCTCTTAAACTTACTTCAGGCATCACTCTTCGCAATCGTATTGTGATGTCGCCAATGACAACTTGGTCAAGCACTGATGATTTTCAAATCTCGGATGAAGAGGATGCCTATTACCGTCTTCGCGTTAAAGGTGTGGGCTTGGTCATTAGCGGCTGTGCCCAAGTCACCGCTAATGGTATTGGGTTTACACATGAGTTTTCTGCTGCTGACGACAACTATATTCCAAGCCTTAAGCGACTTGCTGACGCTGCCAAGAGTGGTGGTGCACCAGCCATTCTTCAGCTATTTCATGCAGGCAACAAGGCATTGCCTCATCTCATTCCCGATGCAGATGTGGTGAGCTCAAGCGCTATCTTGACGAAAGCTACTCCTTTCATGGCACCGCTGACACCTCGTGCACTGACAAATGATGAAATCTTGCAGATGATCAAGGCATTCGGTGAAGCAGCACAACGCGGCATTGAGGCTGGTTTTGACGGCATCGAAGTGCATGGTGCCCACGGTTTTCTTTTACAAAATTTCCTGTCGCCAGCTACCAATACACGCACCGATGAATGGGGGGGCTCGTTAGAAAATCGTATGAGGTTTCCATTAGCCGTCGTTGCAGAGATCAAGCGCGTCATAGCCAATTATGCTGACCGCCCATTTGCTATCGGTGTCCGTCTTTCACCAGAAGAGACAGTCGATGAAGGTTACCGTATTGATCAAACTCTTACTTTTATTGATCAATTGTTGGACCTCGGAGTCGATTATATTCATATCTCTTTGGCGAATCTGTTGACTGACTGCCCTATCGACGATCCAACTGGACCATCCATTATCAGTCACATCATTAATCGGGTCGACAACCGTGTGCCTGTTTTGGCCGCTGGTGGCATCATGACACCCGATCAAGCCCAGCAAGCACTGGATACAGGGCTATCTATGGTTTCGATTGGACGAGGGCTTATCATAAATCCAGACTGGGTCGATCATCTTAAAAAAGAACAGGAAGTGAACATCGAACTTGATCCGACCAAGATAGATGCTCTCAAGATCCCACAGAAGCTTTGGGCCATTATTCAAGGCATGCCTGGTTGGTTTCCTTTGAAGCAATAA
- a CDS encoding helix-turn-helix domain-containing protein, which yields MEHSMLVVEPQCFSSDCPSRALFDQIADKWSMMVLAVLDDGPHRFNAIKRRLDGVTQKALTQCLRRLERNGLISRHVISSPLAVQYEITPLGNTLQQPLRQLHAWTIDKLPMVEHARNAFDLQNSV from the coding sequence ATGGAACATTCGATGTTAGTTGTTGAACCGCAGTGTTTTTCATCAGATTGCCCAAGCAGAGCCTTATTTGATCAAATCGCAGATAAATGGTCAATGATGGTATTGGCCGTTTTAGATGATGGTCCACATCGTTTTAATGCGATAAAGCGTCGGTTGGACGGTGTTACACAAAAGGCTCTAACCCAGTGTCTGCGCCGTTTGGAGCGTAATGGACTTATTTCCCGCCACGTAATTTCGTCTCCACTCGCTGTTCAATATGAAATCACGCCTCTGGGCAATACCTTGCAGCAACCCTTACGACAACTGCATGCATGGACAATTGATAAGCTTCCAATGGTTGAACACGCTCGAAATGCATTTGATCTGCAAAATTCAGTATGA
- a CDS encoding HlyD family secretion protein has protein sequence MSTHEAQNNTITEPPKLTKVQYLKKHWVMVIAFIIVLASILWILKLIFLPSSIIKTDDARVDVEYSTIAPKVSGNIEEIYIKDHQTVKKGQLLARIDPRDYQAALAEAESNYAKAQADLNEAMLAVERQPTVIRETEAQLRKVEAGIKLTKDNTARYEQLQALGAESRLITQQSKTTLTEQYADLDSSKEKVTDAQYQLNQYKIQVQAKQAVLKQAQAALDKAKLNLSYTEVRAPIDGIVGQKSANVGNFVGAGNPLMVVVPLDQVYVEANFREIELKQIKIGQPVTVYVDAYNVELKGVVDSFSPSTGAFFSPISATNATGNFTKIVQRLPLRIKLNENQPDIKSLRPGLSVVVSVDITKK, from the coding sequence ATGAGTACTCACGAAGCCCAAAATAACACCATTACTGAACCACCCAAGTTGACAAAGGTGCAATATCTTAAAAAACACTGGGTTATGGTTATTGCATTTATTATTGTTTTAGCCTCTATTTTATGGATTTTAAAGCTTATATTTTTACCTTCTTCAATTATTAAAACCGACGATGCACGTGTGGATGTCGAGTACTCCACCATCGCCCCTAAAGTGTCTGGCAATATCGAAGAAATTTATATTAAAGACCACCAAACCGTAAAAAAAGGCCAGCTTTTGGCGCGTATTGACCCACGCGACTATCAAGCAGCTTTGGCTGAGGCTGAATCTAATTATGCCAAAGCCCAAGCCGACCTAAATGAAGCAATGCTCGCGGTAGAAAGACAACCAACGGTTATTCGAGAAACTGAAGCTCAGCTTAGGAAAGTAGAAGCAGGAATTAAACTCACAAAAGATAATACCGCCCGCTATGAACAGTTACAGGCCCTCGGTGCAGAGTCTAGATTGATTACGCAGCAGTCAAAAACTACTTTGACTGAGCAATATGCTGACTTAGATAGCAGTAAAGAAAAAGTCACTGACGCGCAATATCAGCTTAACCAGTACAAAATTCAGGTTCAAGCCAAACAAGCCGTTTTGAAACAAGCCCAAGCCGCATTGGATAAAGCAAAGTTAAATTTAAGCTATACAGAAGTTCGAGCGCCAATTGATGGCATAGTCGGGCAAAAGTCTGCAAATGTGGGGAACTTTGTTGGCGCAGGTAATCCACTCATGGTGGTTGTGCCTTTAGATCAAGTTTATGTCGAAGCCAACTTCCGTGAAATTGAGCTAAAACAAATTAAAATTGGTCAGCCTGTCACTGTGTATGTCGATGCTTATAATGTTGAGTTAAAAGGTGTAGTAGATAGTTTCTCTCCTTCTACTGGTGCATTTTTCTCGCCAATTTCAGCAACGAACGCAACGGGTAACTTTACTAAAATTGTTCAGCGTTTACCGTTACGTATTAAACTTAATGAAAACCAACCCGATATTAAATCGTTACGTCCTGGTTTATCTGTTGTAGTTTCTGTAGATATCACTAAAAAATAG
- a CDS encoding MFS transporter, which yields MNIRPLIGLAGAIFAAMTVEFNNRITSITLVDIRGAMGISVDSGYWVSSIYASTMIIGMILSTSWAVIFSMRRVLLFAIGLCLISSVLIPFSPNIEIFYLLRGLQGLANGLTIPLLMACALRFLGPDIRLWGLACYALTATFFPNLSAALAAFYLDVIGWKMIFFQTIPFCALSAALVYFGIPQDPLNYSRIKTYDWTGAILAIIGVASLSTMLLHGNHLDWFHSKLISMLALISSITLPLFLIHEWRYPTPLIKPQMLEIRNFAYAVIALFCFVIIGMSTSTLPLNYLSAVHGYKPTQTMWIGLQIAALQFIYIPIVIKVLNQAWVDSRYVHGFGLLMVMAGCLGASQLDTTWNQDQFYFWHAISCLGQTCVVLSLLMMGTNSVHPTMAIYASPMINTPRAISGVLGVCILDWINRVRGEYHSTRLIENTAQHVFQNIQGPVINPLSPPVLTANGTERVSGGLSALNSAIQAQQSVLVISDQYLILAGLTAILFIVMLILPVRTYPPRIALIKLMNSHNSGKSL from the coding sequence ATGAATATACGACCACTCATCGGTTTAGCAGGTGCAATATTTGCAGCAATGACTGTCGAATTTAATAACCGAATCACCAGCATTACTTTGGTCGACATTCGCGGTGCGATGGGTATTAGTGTTGACTCCGGTTATTGGGTTAGCAGTATTTATGCCAGTACTATGATTATTGGAATGATCCTGTCCACGAGTTGGGCAGTTATTTTTTCTATGCGCAGAGTTCTTCTTTTTGCCATAGGACTTTGCCTCATCTCTAGCGTTTTAATTCCTTTTAGTCCAAATATTGAAATATTTTACTTATTACGTGGCTTACAAGGGCTTGCCAATGGTTTAACTATTCCTTTGCTCATGGCATGTGCTCTACGATTTTTAGGGCCAGATATTCGACTTTGGGGTTTAGCCTGTTATGCATTAACTGCAACTTTCTTTCCTAACTTAAGCGCTGCACTCGCTGCCTTTTATTTAGATGTGATTGGCTGGAAAATGATATTTTTTCAAACCATTCCTTTTTGTGCTTTAAGTGCTGCGCTGGTTTATTTTGGTATTCCACAAGATCCATTAAATTATTCAAGAATCAAAACTTACGATTGGACAGGTGCGATTTTAGCCATTATTGGCGTGGCAAGTTTGAGTACCATGTTATTGCACGGCAACCATTTAGACTGGTTCCATTCTAAATTGATTAGTATGTTAGCTTTAATCAGTTCCATTACCTTACCTTTATTTTTAATACATGAATGGCGCTACCCAACACCATTAATTAAACCGCAAATGCTCGAAATACGAAATTTTGCCTATGCGGTTATTGCGCTGTTTTGCTTTGTGATTATTGGTATGTCGACTAGTACATTGCCACTGAACTACCTTAGTGCTGTACATGGCTATAAACCTACACAAACCATGTGGATTGGCTTACAAATTGCGGCCTTACAATTTATTTATATTCCCATTGTTATTAAAGTCTTAAATCAAGCTTGGGTCGACAGCCGTTATGTACATGGCTTTGGCTTACTTATGGTCATGGCTGGTTGTTTAGGTGCAAGCCAACTCGATACCACGTGGAATCAAGACCAGTTTTACTTTTGGCATGCAATTTCATGCTTAGGCCAAACCTGTGTTGTGCTTTCATTACTCATGATGGGTACAAACAGTGTACATCCGACTATGGCAATTTACGCCTCACCGATGATTAACACTCCGCGAGCTATTAGCGGCGTATTGGGTGTGTGCATTTTGGACTGGATCAATCGTGTACGTGGTGAATACCATTCAACACGATTGATTGAAAATACGGCCCAACATGTTTTTCAAAATATTCAAGGTCCTGTGATTAACCCTCTTTCTCCGCCTGTGCTCACCGCAAATGGTACTGAGCGTGTTTCAGGTGGTTTATCTGCCTTAAATTCTGCCATTCAAGCACAGCAGTCTGTGTTGGTCATTAGCGATCAATATCTGATTTTAGCGGGTCTTACCGCAATTTTATTCATTGTTATGCTGATTTTACCAGTTAGAACTTATCCGCCACGCATTGCTCTCATTAAGTTAATGAATAGTCATAACTCAGGAAAATCTTTATGA
- a CDS encoding TetR/AcrR family transcriptional regulator, with amino-acid sequence MSDCIKTNEKDQKILDAATKFFLIHGFSGTTTDMIQKEAGVSKATMYGCFKNKEAMFAAVIERQCTNMQEQIILVETKAKNLRSALTDIGKTYLCFILSHSGLAFFRICIAEAVRFPELSKKFFEVGPNRLAHIIAGYLEKSVQQGEIELSSSAEATANIFLSLLRSDAHLKCLTHPDYLISDSEISVWVEYVVDLFLKNLNYHLS; translated from the coding sequence ATGTCAGATTGCATTAAAACCAATGAAAAAGATCAAAAAATTCTGGATGCAGCAACAAAGTTTTTTCTGATCCACGGTTTTAGTGGCACAACCACAGATATGATTCAAAAAGAGGCAGGGGTTTCAAAAGCAACCATGTATGGTTGTTTTAAAAATAAAGAAGCGATGTTCGCTGCGGTCATTGAACGCCAATGTACCAATATGCAAGAGCAAATTATATTGGTTGAGACAAAAGCCAAAAACTTACGTTCAGCGTTAACCGACATTGGGAAAACTTATCTGTGTTTTATATTATCGCATTCAGGGTTGGCATTTTTTAGGATCTGTATTGCAGAAGCCGTCAGGTTTCCCGAGTTATCTAAAAAATTCTTTGAAGTTGGTCCAAACCGACTTGCCCATATTATTGCCGGTTATCTTGAGAAGTCCGTTCAACAAGGGGAAATTGAACTAAGTTCTTCTGCTGAAGCAACAGCGAATATCTTTCTATCACTTTTGCGAAGTGATGCACATTTGAAATGTCTGACCCATCCTGATTATTTAATATCAGACAGTGAAATTAGTGTTTGGGTGGAATATGTGGTTGATTTATTTTTAAAAAATCTAAACTACCATCTAAGTTAA
- a CDS encoding aldehyde dehydrogenase (NADP(+)), whose product MVIGHNFIGGSRSAQSTTLLKSVNATTGEALPYEFHHATEQEVNQACEAASQAFKTYRHTSPEQRASFLENIADELDALGTDFLEIVSQETALPLARLQGERGRTSGQMRLFAKVLRRGDFLGARIDTALPERQPLPRPDLRQIKIGVGPVAVFGASNFPLAFSTAGGDTASALAAGCSVVVKAHSGHMATADFVAQAIERAVEKSNMPKGVFNMIYGNGVGEPLVKHPLIQAVGFTGSLRGGRALCDMAAARPQPIPVFAEMSSINPMLMLPEALKNRGDKIAQDLADSVVLGCGQFCTNPGLILGIKSPEFTQLIHNLTEIMGGKPAQTMLNAGTLKSYTAGLEHLTQHQGIEHLAGQAQQGNQAQPQLFKADVELLLAGDQLLQEEIFGPATVVIEVENKAQLIQALQSMNGQLTATLIADETDLNEFAEVVPVLEEKAGRLLLNGYPTGVEVCDAMVHGGPYPATSDARGTSVGTLAIDRYLRPVCYQNYPQSLLPEALKDSNPLQILRLVNGEMTRDTL is encoded by the coding sequence ATGGTTATTGGACATAACTTTATTGGCGGTTCACGCAGTGCACAAAGTACAACTTTATTAAAAAGTGTAAATGCAACAACGGGCGAAGCTCTGCCTTATGAGTTTCATCATGCAACCGAACAGGAAGTAAATCAGGCCTGTGAAGCAGCAAGCCAAGCATTTAAGACTTACCGCCACACATCACCTGAACAGCGTGCTAGTTTTTTAGAAAACATTGCCGATGAACTTGATGCCTTGGGTACAGATTTTCTAGAAATCGTCTCACAAGAAACTGCTTTACCACTTGCGCGTTTGCAAGGTGAACGTGGTCGTACCAGTGGGCAAATGCGCCTGTTTGCTAAAGTACTACGCCGTGGTGACTTTTTAGGTGCCCGTATTGATACAGCTTTACCAGAACGTCAACCTTTACCGCGTCCAGACCTACGTCAGATTAAAATTGGTGTTGGACCTGTTGCGGTATTTGGGGCAAGTAATTTCCCATTAGCTTTCTCAACCGCAGGTGGCGATACAGCTTCAGCTTTAGCCGCGGGCTGTTCTGTGGTGGTAAAAGCCCATAGCGGACATATGGCCACCGCAGACTTTGTGGCTCAAGCAATCGAACGTGCTGTCGAAAAATCAAATATGCCCAAAGGCGTATTTAACATGATTTATGGTAATGGTGTTGGTGAACCACTGGTGAAACATCCTTTAATACAGGCAGTTGGTTTTACAGGTTCACTCCGAGGCGGCCGTGCTTTATGTGATATGGCAGCAGCTCGTCCACAACCGATTCCCGTTTTTGCTGAAATGAGCAGTATTAACCCCATGCTCATGTTACCGGAAGCCTTAAAAAACCGTGGTGACAAAATTGCACAGGACTTAGCAGATTCAGTGGTGCTCGGCTGTGGTCAGTTTTGTACCAATCCGGGGTTAATCTTGGGAATCAAGTCACCTGAATTTACTCAACTCATTCACAACCTGACCGAAATCATGGGAGGCAAACCTGCGCAGACCATGCTCAATGCGGGAACCTTAAAAAGCTATACAGCAGGTCTTGAACATTTAACCCAGCATCAAGGCATTGAACACTTGGCGGGTCAAGCCCAGCAAGGCAATCAGGCACAGCCACAACTGTTTAAAGCTGATGTTGAGTTATTACTGGCGGGTGACCAACTTCTACAAGAAGAAATCTTTGGGCCAGCAACAGTTGTGATTGAAGTTGAAAATAAAGCGCAACTTATTCAGGCCTTACAAAGTATGAATGGTCAACTGACTGCGACTTTAATTGCCGATGAGACAGACTTAAACGAATTTGCAGAAGTTGTTCCAGTTTTAGAAGAAAAAGCAGGCCGTTTACTTCTAAATGGTTATCCAACAGGTGTTGAAGTGTGTGATGCGATGGTACATGGCGGTCCATACCCAGCAACCTCAGATGCACGAGGCACCTCAGTTGGTACTTTGGCTATTGACCGTTACTTACGTCCAGTGTGCTATCAAAACTACCCGCAAAGTTTACTGCCGGAAGCTTTAAAAGACAGCAACCCGTTGCAGATTTTAAGACTAGTCAATGGTGAGATGACCAGAGACACACTATAA